A stretch of Halomonas elongata DSM 2581 DNA encodes these proteins:
- a CDS encoding FAD-binding oxidoreductase, which produces MASDPVTLNEFLTERLGAGGVVDDPNDLLRYITDWAGDHRGKPLLVARPRTTEEVAEIVAHCHCHGIPMVAQGGHTGLVGGAQPDAERPELVISLERLSRIREIDPLNFTISVDAGCVLQSVKDAAMEHDCDFPLSLGAQGSCQIGGNVSTNAGGLNVLRHGMMRQLVLGLEVVLPDGRVWNAMHALHKDNRGYDIKQLFIGAEGTLGIVTGAVLKLTPRAQATRTALVAVPDVAAALALYGQARRSCCDLLSAFELIPRACLELAFEAAPDLPDPFDTVYPVYVLLEVAASGSVDLDAMIEHLFEHGTTAGMVLDGVLAGSDAQAERLWQIRERMVEGQQLRGEHLRTDIALPISSLGDFFHTASRAMAARSPETMVIAYGHIGDGNLHFNLLPPADLDLAAKKTLLHDLEAALFSLVDDYHGSISAEHGIGRVKQTSFLNGLDATERELFEGIKALFDPDELMAAGRILPRTR; this is translated from the coding sequence ATGGCGAGCGACCCCGTGACACTCAATGAATTCCTGACCGAACGGCTCGGCGCTGGCGGGGTTGTAGATGATCCCAACGACCTGCTCCGTTACATCACTGACTGGGCCGGTGATCATCGAGGTAAACCGCTGCTCGTCGCTCGGCCACGGACCACTGAAGAGGTGGCAGAGATTGTTGCCCACTGTCATTGCCATGGGATTCCGATGGTCGCTCAGGGCGGCCATACCGGTTTGGTGGGCGGTGCTCAGCCCGATGCCGAGCGGCCGGAATTGGTGATCAGCCTAGAGAGGCTGAGCCGGATTCGTGAAATCGATCCACTCAATTTCACGATCAGTGTCGATGCCGGCTGCGTGCTGCAGTCAGTCAAGGACGCAGCCATGGAGCACGATTGCGATTTCCCGCTGAGTCTCGGCGCCCAGGGAAGTTGCCAAATCGGTGGCAATGTCTCCACCAACGCCGGCGGGCTCAACGTGCTGCGTCACGGCATGATGCGACAATTGGTGCTGGGCCTCGAGGTGGTGCTACCAGACGGTCGGGTATGGAACGCCATGCACGCCCTGCACAAGGACAATCGTGGCTATGATATCAAACAGTTGTTCATCGGTGCCGAAGGCACCCTGGGCATCGTTACCGGTGCCGTGCTCAAATTGACGCCCCGGGCGCAAGCAACGCGCACTGCGTTGGTCGCGGTACCCGATGTTGCCGCTGCGCTGGCACTTTATGGCCAGGCAAGACGCAGCTGCTGCGATCTGCTCAGTGCCTTCGAACTGATCCCGCGGGCCTGCCTGGAACTGGCCTTTGAAGCTGCCCCGGACCTGCCGGACCCCTTCGACACAGTTTATCCCGTCTATGTCCTGCTGGAGGTTGCCGCCAGTGGTTCGGTCGATCTTGATGCCATGATCGAACACCTCTTCGAGCATGGCACAACAGCAGGGATGGTTCTTGATGGCGTGCTGGCTGGTAGCGACGCTCAGGCCGAGCGTCTATGGCAGATTCGTGAGCGCATGGTCGAAGGTCAGCAGTTGCGCGGCGAGCACCTGCGTACCGATATTGCCCTGCCGATCTCCTCACTTGGTGATTTCTTCCACACGGCCAGCCGAGCGATGGCAGCTCGTTCACCCGAGACCATGGTGATTGCTTATGGGCATATCGGTGACGGCAATCTGCACTTTAATCTCTTGCCACCAGCCGACCTGGATCTGGCCGCCAAGAAGACGCTGCTTCACGACCTGGAAGCTGCATTGTTCTCGCTGGTCGATGATTATCACGGCAGCATCAGTGCCGAACACGGCATTGGTCGAGTCAAGCAGACGTCCTTTCTGAATGGCCTCGATGCGACGGAGCGCGAACTCTTCGAGGGGATCAAGGCACTGTTCGATCCTGACGAATTAATGGCTGCCGGTCGGATTCTGCCGCGTACGCGCTAG
- a CDS encoding UxaA family hydrolase: MELINDRPAVIRLNTHDNVGVAARPLPEGMPVDDRGHVAAHNIDAGHKVALSPIAAGGEIVKYGQVIGVASRAIGIGEHVHTQNLEMRERDTTLQGFKPFPRTPITEQERRFDGYHRADGQVGTRNYIGILSTVNCSATVAKMVASSLNESGELAALGYDGVVPVTHGSGCAMNTESEGFAFLERVLAGYARHPNFAFVLIIGLGCETNQVKQLVAKSGLDDGSRLAYFNIQEAGGTRASVRLACERLVKMARECPSVERRPAPLSHLTVALQCGGSDGYSGITANPALGHAADLIVAHGGRVILSETPEIYGAEHLLLDRSVDASVAGKLLERITWWKHYTRINGAELNNNPSPGNKAGGLSTILEKSLGAVAKSGSSSLNDVLEYAEPCQQPGFNFMDSPGYDPVSVTGQIAAGANIVCFTTGRGSVSGFKPAPCLKLATNTSMFEAMQEDMDINCGTIIDGAADIDDVGREIFERIIAVASGKLSASEDLGYGDNEFVPWLVGAVT, encoded by the coding sequence ATGGAACTCATCAATGATCGACCGGCAGTGATCCGGCTCAACACTCACGACAACGTCGGCGTCGCAGCCAGGCCGTTGCCCGAGGGCATGCCGGTCGACGACCGGGGGCATGTGGCCGCCCACAACATAGACGCCGGACACAAGGTCGCTCTGTCGCCAATCGCTGCTGGCGGCGAGATCGTCAAGTACGGTCAGGTCATCGGCGTTGCCAGTCGCGCTATCGGAATTGGTGAGCACGTGCATACCCAAAACCTGGAAATGCGCGAGCGGGATACCACGCTGCAAGGCTTCAAGCCCTTCCCTCGGACACCAATAACCGAGCAGGAGCGTCGCTTCGATGGCTATCACCGGGCTGACGGTCAGGTCGGCACGCGCAACTATATCGGCATCCTGTCAACGGTGAACTGCTCGGCCACGGTTGCCAAGATGGTCGCATCATCACTCAATGAGAGCGGTGAACTCGCCGCTCTGGGCTATGACGGAGTGGTACCTGTGACTCATGGGTCAGGCTGCGCGATGAACACCGAATCGGAGGGCTTTGCCTTTCTCGAGCGGGTGCTTGCCGGTTACGCCCGTCATCCCAACTTCGCCTTTGTCCTGATCATCGGCCTGGGTTGCGAGACAAACCAGGTCAAGCAACTGGTCGCGAAATCAGGTCTCGACGATGGCTCGCGTCTGGCCTACTTCAACATCCAGGAAGCCGGGGGAACTCGCGCCAGCGTGCGCCTGGCCTGTGAACGCTTGGTCAAGATGGCTCGAGAGTGTCCCTCTGTCGAGCGCCGTCCGGCACCATTGTCGCATCTGACCGTAGCGCTGCAGTGTGGCGGCTCGGACGGCTATTCGGGCATCACAGCCAACCCGGCGCTGGGCCATGCAGCGGATCTGATCGTCGCTCATGGTGGTCGGGTGATCCTCAGCGAGACACCTGAAATCTATGGTGCCGAACACCTGCTGCTTGATCGTTCCGTCGATGCCTCGGTGGCCGGCAAGTTGCTAGAACGGATCACCTGGTGGAAGCACTACACGCGTATCAACGGCGCTGAACTCAATAACAACCCCTCGCCCGGCAACAAGGCAGGCGGGTTGTCGACGATCCTCGAAAAATCGCTGGGCGCAGTGGCCAAGAGCGGGTCTTCGAGCCTCAACGACGTCCTGGAATACGCCGAGCCGTGCCAACAACCGGGCTTCAACTTCATGGACAGCCCCGGTTACGATCCGGTGTCGGTCACCGGGCAAATTGCCGCCGGAGCCAATATCGTATGCTTTACTACCGGCCGCGGCTCGGTATCGGGATTCAAGCCGGCGCCCTGTCTCAAGCTGGCCACCAACACAAGCATGTTTGAAGCCATGCAGGAAGACATGGACATCAACTGCGGTACCATCATCGACGGCGCAGCCGATATCGACGATGTCGGCCGTGAAATATTCGAGCGGATTATCGCCGTAGCCTCAGGTAAACTCAGCGCCAGCGAAGACCTGGGATATGGCGACAACGAATTCGTGCCATGGCTTGTCGGGGCAGTCACCTGA
- a CDS encoding TRAP transporter large permease — translation MILWSILVGLVICIVIGLPISFGLAAISLFIFFYADYSLSPIVAQAVNGLDSFPLLAIPLFILVGEVMSQGGIAKRLVRLASALVGFIAGGLGQVAVLTSMFFGGISGSAVADASAVGSMMIEPMKQHRYSGSLATAIVVAASVVGIIIPPSIPMILFGVVTNTSISELFMAGIVPGVLITLGLAVTTFLQARKTGKGQPFDIRELWLALKESVLALLLPVIIVGGILSGVFTPTESAAVALIYAIVVSMFVYRSLTLKRFFRLCITTGRLTGVVMLLLAFASVLAWLLTANMIPQQLVVSLSAITENKLLLLLLLSLFLLVVGFFMDLTPAMVVLAPLMTPVVVKLGIDPVYFGVLMSFILGLGLITPPVGTVLYVGCGVGRVGMEQLVKSLLPFYLTLLLLLAAFLIFPGLILWYQ, via the coding sequence ATGATTCTGTGGAGCATTCTCGTCGGCCTGGTGATCTGCATCGTTATCGGTCTACCGATCTCGTTCGGGTTGGCGGCGATCAGCCTGTTCATCTTCTTCTATGCCGACTATTCGCTGTCACCTATCGTTGCCCAGGCAGTCAACGGCCTCGACTCCTTCCCGCTGCTGGCGATTCCTCTGTTCATCCTGGTCGGCGAAGTGATGAGCCAGGGCGGTATTGCCAAGCGTCTGGTACGTCTGGCCAGTGCACTGGTTGGCTTCATCGCTGGCGGATTGGGCCAGGTGGCAGTGTTGACCTCGATGTTCTTCGGCGGCATCAGTGGCTCGGCGGTGGCCGATGCTTCTGCCGTGGGCAGCATGATGATCGAGCCGATGAAACAGCATCGCTACAGCGGCTCGCTGGCTACCGCAATTGTGGTAGCGGCCTCGGTGGTGGGAATCATCATTCCACCATCGATTCCCATGATCCTGTTCGGCGTGGTGACCAATACTTCGATCTCGGAGCTGTTCATGGCCGGTATCGTGCCCGGCGTGCTGATCACGCTGGGGCTGGCAGTGACTACCTTCTTGCAGGCCCGCAAGACTGGCAAGGGACAGCCTTTCGACATCCGTGAGTTGTGGTTGGCACTCAAGGAATCGGTACTGGCGCTGCTATTGCCGGTGATCATCGTTGGCGGGATTCTCTCCGGAGTCTTCACGCCTACCGAAAGTGCGGCAGTCGCGCTGATCTACGCCATCGTGGTGTCGATGTTTGTCTATCGTAGCCTGACGCTGAAACGTTTTTTCCGGCTGTGCATCACTACTGGCCGGCTGACCGGTGTCGTCATGCTGTTGCTGGCCTTTGCCAGCGTGCTGGCCTGGCTGCTGACTGCAAATATGATTCCACAGCAACTGGTCGTCAGCTTGTCGGCAATCACCGAGAACAAGTTGCTGCTGCTTCTGCTGCTCTCGTTGTTCTTGCTGGTGGTCGGCTTCTTCATGGACCTGACGCCGGCGATGGTGGTTCTCGCACCACTGATGACACCGGTGGTGGTCAAGCTGGGAATCGACCCGGTTTACTTCGGTGTACTGATGTCGTTCATCCTCGGCCTGGGGCTGATAACACCGCCGGTAGGCACTGTGCTTTACGTGGGCTGTGGCGTCGGGCGTGTCGGCATGGAGCAACTGGTCAAGAGCCTGCTGCCCTTCTACCTGACGCTACTCCTTCTGCTGGCGGCTTTCCTGATCTTCCCCGGACTGATCCTCTGGTATCAATGA
- a CDS encoding TRAP transporter small permease has protein sequence MNVSRPSPGPLALIKTTLEIAVGLLVIGVVFCVAANVFGRFVLNYSYAWAEELSRVLFIWLVLLGAGLGSIDGEHVAVDYFKQKASSPLKTLFGLLSIAIIYVVCLCILLGFQDQVSGFTSATPMLKIPKTVLYSAMPVMAVLTLIANTLALYHLLRRRPQ, from the coding sequence ATGAACGTATCCCGACCCTCGCCTGGTCCGCTCGCTCTGATCAAGACTACCCTGGAAATCGCCGTTGGTCTGTTGGTGATCGGCGTGGTCTTCTGTGTGGCTGCCAACGTGTTTGGCCGCTTCGTTCTCAACTACTCCTACGCCTGGGCCGAGGAACTCTCCCGTGTCCTGTTCATTTGGCTTGTACTGCTCGGTGCTGGGCTGGGCAGCATCGATGGTGAGCACGTTGCCGTGGACTACTTCAAACAGAAGGCCTCTAGCCCGCTGAAGACGCTGTTCGGCTTGCTGTCGATCGCCATCATTTATGTCGTCTGCCTGTGCATCCTGCTCGGTTTCCAGGACCAGGTGTCCGGCTTCACCAGTGCCACGCCGATGCTGAAAATTCCCAAGACTGTGCTCTACAGCGCCATGCCCGTCATGGCTGTCCTCACCTTGATTGCCAACACCCTGGCGCTTTATCACCTGCTCAGGAGGAGGCCGCAATGA
- a CDS encoding L-fuconate dehydratase yields the protein MTTITRLDVRDIRFPTSRDLDGSDAMNAAPDYSATYVILDTDSDGGHQGHGLTFTIGRGNEVCVAAVRSLASRIVGLDLETITADMGRFWRDLTGGDSQLRWLGPEKGVIHLACAAIVNAVWDLWAKREGKPVWKLLADMTPEELVRCLDFRFVSDALTPGEVLSILRRNAAGKPDREAHVRDAGYPGYTTSAGWLGYSENKMRYLAREALESGWEHFKQKVGGDLEEDRRRAQILREEIGWQRSLMMDANQMWDVDEAVANMRSLAEFAPLWIEEPTSPDDILGHAEIRERLAPLTGVATGEHCHNRVMFKQLLQAGAIDYCQLDAARLGGLNEVIVVLLLAAKYGVPVCPHGGGVGLCEYTQHISLFDYIAVSGSLEGRLLEYVDHLHEHFVDPVRIERGRYRVPESPGYSITMHADSLERYRFPDGDAWQQ from the coding sequence ATGACCACCATCACTCGCCTCGACGTTCGCGACATTCGTTTTCCGACTTCTCGCGATCTCGACGGCTCAGACGCCATGAACGCGGCGCCGGACTACTCTGCTACTTACGTGATCCTCGACACTGACTCCGATGGTGGTCACCAGGGACACGGGCTGACCTTTACCATCGGTCGTGGCAACGAGGTGTGTGTCGCCGCTGTTCGCTCACTGGCCTCGCGTATTGTTGGCCTCGATCTGGAAACGATTACTGCCGACATGGGGCGCTTCTGGCGCGACCTGACCGGTGGCGATAGCCAACTGCGCTGGCTGGGGCCGGAAAAGGGGGTCATACATCTAGCCTGTGCGGCGATCGTCAACGCAGTGTGGGATCTCTGGGCCAAGCGTGAGGGGAAGCCGGTCTGGAAGCTGTTGGCCGACATGACGCCCGAGGAACTGGTGCGTTGCCTGGACTTCCGCTTCGTCAGTGACGCTCTAACGCCTGGAGAGGTCCTGTCTATTCTACGGCGCAACGCGGCCGGCAAGCCTGATCGCGAGGCGCATGTGCGTGACGCGGGATATCCCGGTTACACAACTTCAGCGGGCTGGCTCGGCTACTCCGAGAACAAGATGCGCTATCTGGCTCGGGAGGCACTGGAGTCCGGATGGGAGCACTTCAAGCAAAAAGTCGGTGGTGACCTGGAGGAAGACCGTCGCCGGGCACAGATCCTGCGCGAGGAGATCGGTTGGCAGCGTAGCTTGATGATGGACGCGAACCAGATGTGGGATGTCGACGAGGCAGTCGCCAACATGCGTAGCCTGGCCGAGTTCGCGCCCCTCTGGATCGAGGAGCCCACCAGCCCCGACGACATCCTCGGGCATGCCGAGATCCGAGAGCGTCTGGCGCCCTTGACCGGTGTTGCCACCGGAGAGCACTGCCACAACCGGGTGATGTTCAAGCAGCTGCTGCAGGCGGGTGCAATCGACTACTGCCAACTCGACGCAGCCCGTCTCGGCGGACTCAATGAGGTGATCGTGGTGCTGCTGCTGGCCGCCAAATATGGCGTGCCGGTCTGTCCCCATGGTGGTGGTGTCGGTCTTTGCGAGTATACCCAGCACATCTCGCTATTCGATTACATCGCTGTCTCGGGGTCTCTGGAAGGGCGTTTACTTGAGTACGTCGATCACCTGCACGAGCACTTCGTCGATCCAGTGCGCATCGAGCGTGGCCGTTATCGGGTGCCCGAGTCCCCAGGCTATAGCATCACCATGCACGCTGATTCGCTCGAACGTTATCGCTTTCCCGACGGCGACGCCTGGCAGCAATGA
- a CDS encoding TRAP transporter substrate-binding protein has protein sequence MKTTKMTRLTSLIGSALLSLTALQANAASEMPPIPDISGDVVQADGDFKIKFSIGTTESGAQYRGLEYFEKIVEQRSDGHIQVELFPGAQLGDDLQAVSALQSGTLEMTAPSTSPLVSMFPKFALFDLPFLFPRPEVADEVLDGEIGQQMLEEASTNGLVAIGWAENGYRQLTNSQQAVSSPEDLAGLKIRTMQNPIHLDIWRTLGANPTPMSFAELFTALEQGVVDGQENPWITIQSSKFNEVQDYATESNHVYTPFITLVSERFWNRLPADYQQLLREAATQMGEYERHVSRAMNDQIKQELVDSGMQITELTPEQVKAFQEKVAPVYDNWRDQIGGELIDEVRAVSQ, from the coding sequence ATGAAAACAACCAAAATGACCCGTCTGACCTCATTGATTGGCAGCGCCCTCCTGAGTCTGACCGCCTTGCAGGCCAACGCCGCCAGCGAGATGCCACCGATACCCGACATCAGCGGCGACGTCGTACAGGCCGATGGTGACTTCAAGATCAAGTTCAGTATCGGTACCACCGAGTCGGGCGCACAGTATCGTGGTCTCGAGTACTTCGAGAAAATTGTCGAGCAGCGTAGCGACGGCCACATTCAAGTTGAACTGTTCCCCGGCGCGCAATTGGGTGACGACCTGCAGGCGGTCAGCGCCTTGCAGTCCGGCACTCTAGAGATGACCGCTCCCTCGACCTCGCCGTTGGTCAGCATGTTTCCCAAGTTCGCTCTCTTCGATCTGCCTTTCCTGTTCCCCCGGCCGGAGGTGGCTGATGAGGTGCTGGACGGTGAAATCGGTCAGCAGATGCTGGAGGAGGCCTCGACCAACGGCCTGGTGGCCATTGGCTGGGCGGAAAACGGCTATCGTCAGTTGACCAATAGCCAGCAGGCAGTGTCTTCGCCGGAAGATTTGGCGGGACTCAAGATTCGCACCATGCAGAATCCTATTCATCTCGACATCTGGCGCACTCTGGGTGCCAACCCGACCCCGATGTCGTTCGCCGAGCTTTTTACGGCGTTGGAACAAGGCGTGGTTGATGGTCAGGAAAATCCTTGGATCACCATCCAGTCCTCCAAATTCAACGAGGTCCAGGATTACGCCACGGAGTCCAACCACGTTTACACGCCGTTTATCACCTTGGTCTCGGAACGCTTCTGGAATCGGCTTCCGGCAGACTATCAGCAGCTGCTGCGTGAGGCTGCTACGCAGATGGGTGAGTACGAGCGTCATGTCAGCCGCGCCATGAATGACCAAATCAAGCAGGAGCTGGTTGATTCGGGCATGCAAATCACCGAATTGACGCCGGAGCAGGTCAAGGCCTTCCAGGAGAAGGTGGCACCCGTGTATGACAACTGGCGTGATCAGATCGGCGGCGAACTGATCGACGAGGTTCGCGCGGTCTCCCAATAA